The Carassius gibelio isolate Cgi1373 ecotype wild population from Czech Republic chromosome B12, carGib1.2-hapl.c, whole genome shotgun sequence genome has a segment encoding these proteins:
- the LOC127969149 gene encoding uncharacterized protein LOC127969149 isoform X1: protein MAKLNKDRKDKIICPLCRVTSGRMIRSQEQDEFIAVRVQDPRVQNEGSWNSYVDFKIFLHTNSKAFTAKTSCVRRRFSEFVWLKKKLQKYAGLVPVPDLPKKTFFSFINDELIERRRKGLQSFLDKVLHMTVCLSDSQLHLFLQTQLPVKHIEDCVQGHTPYTVTEAILTYASSNRGWVQEEGDVDETQKLWPTTLPYESVESPAPHLPSLQSPGATSSGPLNELTDVSDFEWRLSDAEQSSLDLKHGIGHEQLPQEGESYIKLVVEVHPNLVVSVETEEEDGNIYSKETQRLDEDAKDLQSYDCEYLAPQIAGLIEDELQQGDAHNEEDLDQETSVAEDAVEVTSVDEVIEKKIDDINEAKKGSQDVGLELDSTVRRTPDKVLHEEDSGERIHKNEVTIDLSADVEKVLETAEDVALHYACEESTSNTDDQDKAEITEEHVVQENGVSDDNAVAQEVAINENEVHVGEVNKLNAKCLQPGSALLILEGSKEAVSMQTPPVTVSNLNANTADVNTLVLQAIEMDSKQCHEMDIPPIITTHQTETNSHGN, encoded by the exons ATGGCAAAACTAAACAAAGACAGAAAAGACAAAAtcat ATGCCCATTGTGTCGTGTTACCTCTGGTAGGATGATCAGAAGTCAAGAGCAAGAT gaGTTCATTGCTGTGAGAGTTCAGGATCCTCGCGTGCAAAACGAAGGGTCGTGGAACTCATATGTGGACTTCAAAATTTTCCTTCAT ACAAACAGCAAAGCATTCACTGCCAAAACATCCTGTGTGAGGCGGCGATTCAGCGAGTTTGTGTGGTTGAAGAAAAAACTGCAAAAGTATGCTGGTCTAGT ACCTGTTCCTGATCTGCCGAAAAAGACTTTCTTCTCGTTTATTAATGATGAATTAATTGAAAGGAGGAGAAAAGGTCTTCAGAGCTTCTTGGATAA AGTGCTGCACATGACGGTATGCCTGTCAGATAGCCAGCTCCATCTTTTCCTGCAGACTCAGCTTCCTGTCAAGCACATTGAGGATTGTGTGCAGGGTCACACCCCTTACACTGTTACTGAAGCCATTCTGACTTATGCTTCCTCTAACCGTGGCTGGGTGCAGGAGGAAGGGGATGTGGACGAGACCCAAAAATTATGGCCCACCACTCTTCCATATGAATCTGTAGAGag CCCTGCTCCTCACCTTCCTTCATTACAAAGTCCAGGAGCCACTTCCAGTGGGCCTCTAAATGAACTTACAGATGTTTCAGACTTTGAGTGGAGACTGAGTGATGCAGAACAGTCTTCACTTGACCTGAAGCACGGAATCGGCCATGAGCAGCTGCCTCAAGAGGGAGAGAGTTACATTAAACTAGTAGTTGAAGTCCACCCAAACCTTGTTGTTTCTGTAGAAACTGAGGAAGAGGACGGAAACATTTACTCAAAAGAAACGCAAAGGCTTGATGAAGATGCCAAGGATCTACAAAGTTATGATTGTGAATATCTAGCTCCACAAATTGCCGGACTCATTGAAGATGAGCTTCAGCAAGGAGATGCCCACAATGAAGAAGATCTTGATCAAGAAACGTCTGTTGCCGAAGACGCAGTTGAAGTCACCTCAGTAGACGAAGTCATCGAGAAAAAGATTGATGATATCAATGAAGCGAAGAAGGGAAGTCAAGATGTTGGACTTGAACTGGATAGCACTGTGAGACGAACCCCTGACAAGGTCCTTCATGAAGAAGATTCAGGAGAAAGGATCCATAAAAATGAAGTTACTATTGATCTCAGTGCTGATGTTGAGAAGGTACTTGAAACCGCAGAAGATGTTGCGCTCCATTATGCTTGCGAGGAGAGCACATCAAATACTGATGATCAAGATAAAGCTGAGATAACAGAGGAGCATGTGGTCCAAGAGAATGGAGTCAGTGACGACAATGCTGTTGCTCAGGAAGTGGCCATAAATGAGAATGAGGTGCATGTTGGCGAAGTGAACAAGCTCAATGCAAAATGTCTTCAACCTGGCAGTGCCCTTTTGATACTTGAGGGATCTAAGGAAGCGGTGAGCATGCAAACGCCCCCCGTGACTGTCAGTAACCTCAATGCCAATACTGCTGATGTCAACACACTTGTTTTACAAGCCATAGAGATGGATTCAAAGCAATGTCACGAGATGGACATTCCTCCTATCATCACTACACACCAAACAGAGACTAATTCCCATGGGAATTAG
- the LOC127969149 gene encoding uncharacterized protein LOC127969149 isoform X3: MIRSQEQDEFIAVRVQDPRVQNEGSWNSYVDFKIFLHTNSKAFTAKTSCVRRRFSEFVWLKKKLQKYAGLVPVPDLPKKTFFSFINDELIERRRKGLQSFLDKVLHMTVCLSDSQLHLFLQTQLPVKHIEDCVQGHTPYTVTEAILTYASSNRGWVQEEGDVDETQKLWPTTLPYESVESPAPHLPSLQSPGATSSGPLNELTDVSDFEWRLSDAEQSSLDLKHGIGHEQLPQEGESYIKLVVEVHPNLVVSVETEEEDGNIYSKETQRLDEDAKDLQSYDCEYLAPQIAGLIEDELQQGDAHNEEDLDQETSVAEDAVEVTSVDEVIEKKIDDINEAKKGSQDVGLELDSTVRRTPDKVLHEEDSGERIHKNEVTIDLSADVEKVLETAEDVALHYACEESTSNTDDQDKAEITEEHVVQENGVSDDNAVAQEVAINENEVHVGEVNKLNAKCLQPGSALLILEGSKEAVSMQTPPVTVSNLNANTADVNTLVLQAIEMDSKQCHEMDIPPIITTHQTETNSHGN, encoded by the exons ATGATCAGAAGTCAAGAGCAAGAT gaGTTCATTGCTGTGAGAGTTCAGGATCCTCGCGTGCAAAACGAAGGGTCGTGGAACTCATATGTGGACTTCAAAATTTTCCTTCAT ACAAACAGCAAAGCATTCACTGCCAAAACATCCTGTGTGAGGCGGCGATTCAGCGAGTTTGTGTGGTTGAAGAAAAAACTGCAAAAGTATGCTGGTCTAGT ACCTGTTCCTGATCTGCCGAAAAAGACTTTCTTCTCGTTTATTAATGATGAATTAATTGAAAGGAGGAGAAAAGGTCTTCAGAGCTTCTTGGATAA AGTGCTGCACATGACGGTATGCCTGTCAGATAGCCAGCTCCATCTTTTCCTGCAGACTCAGCTTCCTGTCAAGCACATTGAGGATTGTGTGCAGGGTCACACCCCTTACACTGTTACTGAAGCCATTCTGACTTATGCTTCCTCTAACCGTGGCTGGGTGCAGGAGGAAGGGGATGTGGACGAGACCCAAAAATTATGGCCCACCACTCTTCCATATGAATCTGTAGAGag CCCTGCTCCTCACCTTCCTTCATTACAAAGTCCAGGAGCCACTTCCAGTGGGCCTCTAAATGAACTTACAGATGTTTCAGACTTTGAGTGGAGACTGAGTGATGCAGAACAGTCTTCACTTGACCTGAAGCACGGAATCGGCCATGAGCAGCTGCCTCAAGAGGGAGAGAGTTACATTAAACTAGTAGTTGAAGTCCACCCAAACCTTGTTGTTTCTGTAGAAACTGAGGAAGAGGACGGAAACATTTACTCAAAAGAAACGCAAAGGCTTGATGAAGATGCCAAGGATCTACAAAGTTATGATTGTGAATATCTAGCTCCACAAATTGCCGGACTCATTGAAGATGAGCTTCAGCAAGGAGATGCCCACAATGAAGAAGATCTTGATCAAGAAACGTCTGTTGCCGAAGACGCAGTTGAAGTCACCTCAGTAGACGAAGTCATCGAGAAAAAGATTGATGATATCAATGAAGCGAAGAAGGGAAGTCAAGATGTTGGACTTGAACTGGATAGCACTGTGAGACGAACCCCTGACAAGGTCCTTCATGAAGAAGATTCAGGAGAAAGGATCCATAAAAATGAAGTTACTATTGATCTCAGTGCTGATGTTGAGAAGGTACTTGAAACCGCAGAAGATGTTGCGCTCCATTATGCTTGCGAGGAGAGCACATCAAATACTGATGATCAAGATAAAGCTGAGATAACAGAGGAGCATGTGGTCCAAGAGAATGGAGTCAGTGACGACAATGCTGTTGCTCAGGAAGTGGCCATAAATGAGAATGAGGTGCATGTTGGCGAAGTGAACAAGCTCAATGCAAAATGTCTTCAACCTGGCAGTGCCCTTTTGATACTTGAGGGATCTAAGGAAGCGGTGAGCATGCAAACGCCCCCCGTGACTGTCAGTAACCTCAATGCCAATACTGCTGATGTCAACACACTTGTTTTACAAGCCATAGAGATGGATTCAAAGCAATGTCACGAGATGGACATTCCTCCTATCATCACTACACACCAAACAGAGACTAATTCCCATGGGAATTAG
- the LOC127969149 gene encoding uncharacterized protein LOC127969149 isoform X2, with the protein MVNGLHLYSAFNRPHGHPKRFTSCLTFTHSLTHSNTDGGVSHARRHPARREQLGLGVLLKDTSTLGQVEPGIEPPTFRPVPDLPKKTFFSFINDELIERRRKGLQSFLDKVLHMTVCLSDSQLHLFLQTQLPVKHIEDCVQGHTPYTVTEAILTYASSNRGWVQEEGDVDETQKLWPTTLPYESVESPAPHLPSLQSPGATSSGPLNELTDVSDFEWRLSDAEQSSLDLKHGIGHEQLPQEGESYIKLVVEVHPNLVVSVETEEEDGNIYSKETQRLDEDAKDLQSYDCEYLAPQIAGLIEDELQQGDAHNEEDLDQETSVAEDAVEVTSVDEVIEKKIDDINEAKKGSQDVGLELDSTVRRTPDKVLHEEDSGERIHKNEVTIDLSADVEKVLETAEDVALHYACEESTSNTDDQDKAEITEEHVVQENGVSDDNAVAQEVAINENEVHVGEVNKLNAKCLQPGSALLILEGSKEAVSMQTPPVTVSNLNANTADVNTLVLQAIEMDSKQCHEMDIPPIITTHQTETNSHGN; encoded by the exons atggtaaatggattgcatttatatagcgctttcaacagaccacatggccatccaaagcgctttacaagttgcctcacattcacccattcactcactcattcaaacaccgacggcggtgtcagccatgcaaggcgccatccagctcgtcgggagcagctggggttaggtgtcttgctcaaggacacctcgacacttggtcaggtggagccggggatcgaaccaccaacctttcg ACCTGTTCCTGATCTGCCGAAAAAGACTTTCTTCTCGTTTATTAATGATGAATTAATTGAAAGGAGGAGAAAAGGTCTTCAGAGCTTCTTGGATAA AGTGCTGCACATGACGGTATGCCTGTCAGATAGCCAGCTCCATCTTTTCCTGCAGACTCAGCTTCCTGTCAAGCACATTGAGGATTGTGTGCAGGGTCACACCCCTTACACTGTTACTGAAGCCATTCTGACTTATGCTTCCTCTAACCGTGGCTGGGTGCAGGAGGAAGGGGATGTGGACGAGACCCAAAAATTATGGCCCACCACTCTTCCATATGAATCTGTAGAGag CCCTGCTCCTCACCTTCCTTCATTACAAAGTCCAGGAGCCACTTCCAGTGGGCCTCTAAATGAACTTACAGATGTTTCAGACTTTGAGTGGAGACTGAGTGATGCAGAACAGTCTTCACTTGACCTGAAGCACGGAATCGGCCATGAGCAGCTGCCTCAAGAGGGAGAGAGTTACATTAAACTAGTAGTTGAAGTCCACCCAAACCTTGTTGTTTCTGTAGAAACTGAGGAAGAGGACGGAAACATTTACTCAAAAGAAACGCAAAGGCTTGATGAAGATGCCAAGGATCTACAAAGTTATGATTGTGAATATCTAGCTCCACAAATTGCCGGACTCATTGAAGATGAGCTTCAGCAAGGAGATGCCCACAATGAAGAAGATCTTGATCAAGAAACGTCTGTTGCCGAAGACGCAGTTGAAGTCACCTCAGTAGACGAAGTCATCGAGAAAAAGATTGATGATATCAATGAAGCGAAGAAGGGAAGTCAAGATGTTGGACTTGAACTGGATAGCACTGTGAGACGAACCCCTGACAAGGTCCTTCATGAAGAAGATTCAGGAGAAAGGATCCATAAAAATGAAGTTACTATTGATCTCAGTGCTGATGTTGAGAAGGTACTTGAAACCGCAGAAGATGTTGCGCTCCATTATGCTTGCGAGGAGAGCACATCAAATACTGATGATCAAGATAAAGCTGAGATAACAGAGGAGCATGTGGTCCAAGAGAATGGAGTCAGTGACGACAATGCTGTTGCTCAGGAAGTGGCCATAAATGAGAATGAGGTGCATGTTGGCGAAGTGAACAAGCTCAATGCAAAATGTCTTCAACCTGGCAGTGCCCTTTTGATACTTGAGGGATCTAAGGAAGCGGTGAGCATGCAAACGCCCCCCGTGACTGTCAGTAACCTCAATGCCAATACTGCTGATGTCAACACACTTGTTTTACAAGCCATAGAGATGGATTCAAAGCAATGTCACGAGATGGACATTCCTCCTATCATCACTACACACCAAACAGAGACTAATTCCCATGGGAATTAG